Proteins encoded together in one Felis catus isolate Fca126 chromosome B3, F.catus_Fca126_mat1.0, whole genome shotgun sequence window:
- the COX16 gene encoding cytochrome c oxidase assembly protein COX16 homolog, mitochondrial isoform X1 yields MSTQAVMRALRKNKTIRYGVPMLVLIVGGSFGLREFSQIRYDAVKIKIDPELEKKLKMNKVSLESEYEKIKDSTFDDWKNIRGPRPWEDPDLLQGRNPEILKTKTKTT; encoded by the exons ATGTCTACACAAGCGGTAATGCGCGCCCTGCGCAAGAACAAGACCATTCGCTACGGAGTCCCCATGCTG gTGCTGATTGTTGGAGGTTCTTTTGGTCTTCGTGAGTTTTCACAAATCCGCTACGATGCTGTGAAAATTAAA ATTGATCctgaattagaaaaaaagctgaaaatgaataaagtgtcATTGGAATCAGAGTATGAG aaaataaaggacTCCACTTTTGATGACTGGAAGAATATTCGAGGACCCAGGCCTTGGGAAGATCCTGACCTCCTCCAAGGACGAAATCCAGAAATCCTTAAGACTAAGACTAAGACAACCTAa
- the COX16 gene encoding cytochrome c oxidase assembly protein COX16 homolog, mitochondrial isoform X2: MSTQAVMRALRKNKTIRYGVPMLVLIVGGSFGLREFSQIRYDAVKIKKIKDSTFDDWKNIRGPRPWEDPDLLQGRNPEILKTKTKTT; this comes from the exons ATGTCTACACAAGCGGTAATGCGCGCCCTGCGCAAGAACAAGACCATTCGCTACGGAGTCCCCATGCTG gTGCTGATTGTTGGAGGTTCTTTTGGTCTTCGTGAGTTTTCACAAATCCGCTACGATGCTGTGAAAATTAAA aaaataaaggacTCCACTTTTGATGACTGGAAGAATATTCGAGGACCCAGGCCTTGGGAAGATCCTGACCTCCTCCAAGGACGAAATCCAGAAATCCTTAAGACTAAGACTAAGACAACCTAa